From a region of the Bradysia coprophila strain Holo2 chromosome X unlocalized genomic scaffold, BU_Bcop_v1 contig_173, whole genome shotgun sequence genome:
- the LOC119068107 gene encoding alpha-tocopherol transfer protein-like, translated as MALQLVSCDKQYEKFPQLIRSEVLKLQDWYNRQPHTPSITELEAMRFLHACYYSVEQAKICLDTYHTARTHWPEFFKNRNVHGTDVTSQMKIASFTLLPELTAEGYGVILCRLIDSEVLKFNFWNSVKLFGMVTDVWFAQNDLRQGYVCVIDMKGCTLMHLTRVNVIALKKFMFYIQEALPIRLKAIHFINTVSFMDKVLALMKPFTKKELMNMLQLHATMDTFLDKCVPKSAMPNEYGGSAGDAEKMRENSYTSMQANARFFEEEETTKRVNEKLRQGKPHGDGDIFGLDGSFKQLSFD; from the exons atggcTTTACAACTAGTCTCGTGTGATAAACAATATGAAAAGTTTCCTCAATTGATTCGCAGTGAAGTGTTAAAATTACAAGATTGGTATAACCGGCAACCGCATACACCGAGCATAACAG AGTTGGAAGCAATGCGCTTTTTGCACGCTTGTTACTACAGCGTAGAACAAGCTAAAATATGTCTAGATACATATCATACAGCACGAACGCATTGGCcggaatttttcaaaaatcgcaATGTACACGGAACGGATGTAACAtctcaaatgaaaattgc CTCATTTACATTATTACCGGAGTTGACTGCAGAAGGGTATGGCGTCATTTTGTGCAGATTGATTGATTCGGAGgtattgaaattcaatttttggaaTTCCGTCAAATT atttggAATGGTAACCGATGTTTGGTTCGCACAAAATGATCTTAGACAAGGATATGTGTGCGTAATTGATATGAAGGGCTGTACATTGATGCATTTGACTCGGGTCAATGTCATTGCACTCAAAAAGTTTATGTTTTACATCCAG GAAGCATTACCGATTCGTTTGAAGGCAATCCATTTCATCAACACCGTTTCGTTTATGGATAAAGTGTTAGCACTCATGAAACCGTTCACGAAAAAGGAATTAATGAACATGTTGCAATTACATGCGACCATGGATACATTCCTGGACAAATGTGTTCCGAAATCTGCAATGCCAAACGAATATGGTGGTTCAGCCGGTGACGCTGAGAAAATGCGTGAAAATTCGTACACAAGTATGCAGGCGAATGCCAGATTTTTTGAAGAGGAAGAAACAACGAAACGGGTGAATGAAAAATTGCGACAAGGTAAGCCGCATGGAGATGGTGATATTTTTGGACTTGATGGAAGTTTCAAACAATTGTCGTTCGATTAA